A section of the Paracoccaceae bacterium genome encodes:
- a CDS encoding phytanoyl-CoA dioxygenase, whose product MISDAEIEAFQRDGAVVVRGVLSDWVDQMADGIARNMADPGPHASENAVTEGRFFDDYCNWTRIPEFETIIRDSPAGELAARAMRSRTAQIFHDHVLVKEPGTPKPTPWHQDAPYYFVEGSQTVSLWCPLDPVRDASLRLIAGSHRWDKMVRPVSWADDSDFYDGGDWTPVPDPDADPGSVDVLEWDMDPGDVVLFDYHTVHGARGNMATSRRRALSLRFVGDDARYVERPGRTSPPFPGHGMTAGQKLREDWFPVVWRGP is encoded by the coding sequence ATGATTTCGGACGCCGAAATCGAGGCATTCCAGCGTGATGGCGCAGTGGTTGTGCGGGGTGTCCTGTCGGACTGGGTTGACCAGATGGCTGACGGCATCGCCCGCAACATGGCTGACCCCGGCCCCCACGCCAGCGAAAATGCGGTGACCGAGGGGCGGTTCTTTGACGATTATTGCAACTGGACCCGGATCCCTGAATTCGAAACGATCATCCGCGACAGCCCTGCCGGTGAACTGGCGGCGCGGGCCATGCGGTCAAGGACGGCTCAGATCTTCCACGACCATGTGCTGGTCAAGGAACCGGGCACGCCCAAGCCAACGCCCTGGCATCAAGATGCGCCCTATTACTTCGTCGAAGGGTCGCAAACCGTCAGCCTGTGGTGCCCGCTGGACCCGGTGCGCGATGCGTCGCTGCGCCTGATTGCGGGGTCGCACAGGTGGGACAAGATGGTACGCCCGGTCAGTTGGGCGGACGACAGCGATTTTTATGACGGCGGCGACTGGACACCGGTGCCGGACCCGGATGCCGATCCGGGATCGGTCGATGTGCTGGAATGGGATATGGACCCCGGCGACGTGGTTCTGTTCGACTATCACACAGTGCACGGCGCGCGTGGCAATATGGCGACCAGTCGCCGGCGCGCGCTGAGCCTGCGATTTGTCGGCGATGACGCGCGTTACGTGGAACGCCCCGGTCGCACGTCGCCCCCGTTTCCCGGGCACGGCATGACTGCCGGGCAAAAGCTGCGCGAGGATTGGTTTCCGGTGGTGTGGCGCGGGCCATAG
- the zapE gene encoding cell division protein ZapE, with protein MSDSLSDIYAAGVAKGRLTPDPAQQAAIPLFDALADSLRKLPRKKGLLAGLRGGKSANGPRGLYLWGGVGRGKSMLMDMFFEAAPIEAKRRVHFHAFMQEVQAGIAAARREGLDDAIAPIAAQIAEDARLLCFDEMQITDIADAMIVGRLFEKLFEAGVVVVTTSNRPPDDLYKDGLNRQLFLPFIALLTDRMDVHELVAQTDYRQGRLAGEQVYFTPVNAAARDAIDAIWTSLIGGEADPLDLMVNGRTAQIPQFRNGVGRVSFWELCSKPLGPADYLAIAAAVRVLVLEDIPLLSRENYNEARRFVILIDALYEARIRLIASAAAVPDRLYVEGEGTFEFERTASRLVEMSSDGWG; from the coding sequence ATGAGTGACAGCCTGTCCGATATCTATGCCGCCGGGGTGGCCAAGGGTCGTTTGACACCCGACCCGGCCCAACAGGCTGCGATTCCGCTGTTTGACGCATTGGCCGATAGTTTGCGGAAACTGCCGCGAAAGAAGGGTCTTCTGGCGGGGCTGCGGGGTGGTAAATCTGCGAATGGACCGCGCGGGCTGTATTTGTGGGGCGGGGTCGGGCGCGGCAAATCGATGCTGATGGATATGTTCTTTGAAGCCGCCCCGATTGAGGCAAAACGCCGGGTCCATTTCCACGCCTTCATGCAAGAGGTTCAGGCCGGAATTGCCGCGGCGCGCAGGGAGGGGCTGGATGATGCGATCGCGCCGATTGCTGCGCAGATCGCGGAAGACGCCCGATTGCTGTGCTTTGACGAAATGCAGATCACCGATATCGCCGATGCGATGATTGTCGGTCGGCTGTTTGAGAAGTTGTTCGAGGCGGGCGTCGTGGTCGTGACAACGTCGAACCGCCCGCCCGATGACCTTTACAAAGACGGGTTGAACCGACAGTTGTTCCTGCCATTCATCGCGCTGTTGACGGACCGGATGGACGTGCACGAGCTGGTTGCGCAGACAGATTACCGCCAGGGACGCCTTGCCGGCGAACAGGTGTATTTCACCCCCGTCAACGCCGCTGCGCGCGATGCAATCGACGCAATCTGGACCAGCCTGATCGGTGGCGAGGCTGACCCGCTGGACCTGATGGTCAATGGGCGGACAGCGCAGATCCCGCAATTCCGCAACGGTGTCGGGCGGGTGTCATTCTGGGAGCTCTGCTCAAAACCGCTCGGTCCAGCCGACTATCTGGCCATTGCCGCAGCTGTGCGGGTGCTGGTTCTGGAAGACATCCCCTTGCTCAGCCGCGAAAACTATAATGAGGCGCGCCGTTTCGTCATTCTGATCGACGCGCTCTATGAAGCGCGGATTCGCCTGATTGCCAGCGCCGCCGCCGTGCCCGATCGGCTTTATGTCGAAGGCGAAGGGACGTTCGAGTTTGAGCGCACAGCCTCGCGTTTGGTGGAAATGTCGAGTGATGGCTGGGGATAG
- a CDS encoding bifunctional folylpolyglutamate synthase/dihydrofolate synthase, with amino-acid sequence MTGDTSDIILERMMSLHPKIIDLTLDRMWRLLAALGHPERDLPPVIHIAGTNGKGSTQAMVRAGLEGANHRVHAYTSPHLARFHERIRVAGDLISESALTAVLDECERANGDVPITYFEITTCAALLAFARAEADFTLLEVGLGGRLDATNVIDPILSVITPVDLDHQHFLGDTLGEIAGEKAGIIKRGVPVVVGKQHNDALDVIEARANALGAPILAYGQHWHVWEECGRLVFQDEAGLLDLPLPALPGAHQIDNAGMALAALRHLGRGEASAQAAVVSPEWPARMQRLRSGALVARVPGCEVWLDGGHNPAAGNAVAATLSALPKRPTHLICGMLNTKDVAGYMQPLANVADSLTAVSIPGETATLSAEDTAAAAQSVVFETYTATSVEQALDAIGAAHPGARILICGSLYLAGHVIRQNG; translated from the coding sequence GTGACCGGCGACACCTCGGACATCATCCTGGAACGGATGATGTCGCTGCACCCCAAGATCATCGACCTGACACTTGACCGGATGTGGCGGCTTCTGGCCGCACTCGGCCATCCCGAACGTGATTTGCCCCCGGTGATCCACATCGCCGGGACCAACGGCAAAGGATCGACCCAGGCCATGGTCCGCGCCGGGCTGGAAGGCGCAAACCACCGGGTCCACGCCTATACCTCGCCGCATCTGGCGCGATTCCACGAACGTATTCGGGTGGCGGGGGATCTGATCTCGGAAAGCGCCCTGACGGCTGTGCTGGACGAATGCGAACGCGCCAATGGCGACGTGCCGATCACCTATTTCGAGATCACGACCTGTGCCGCCCTGCTGGCTTTTGCGCGGGCCGAAGCGGATTTCACGCTGCTGGAGGTCGGGCTTGGCGGGCGGCTGGATGCGACCAATGTGATTGATCCTATCCTGTCGGTGATCACACCGGTCGACCTGGATCACCAACATTTTCTTGGCGATACTCTGGGCGAAATTGCCGGCGAAAAGGCCGGGATCATCAAACGCGGCGTGCCGGTCGTCGTCGGAAAGCAACACAACGACGCGTTGGACGTTATTGAAGCCCGCGCCAACGCGCTGGGCGCGCCTATCCTGGCCTATGGCCAGCACTGGCATGTCTGGGAAGAATGCGGACGTCTGGTATTCCAGGATGAGGCAGGCTTGCTGGATCTGCCCCTGCCAGCCCTTCCCGGCGCGCATCAGATCGACAACGCCGGAATGGCACTTGCGGCCCTGCGGCACCTGGGGCGGGGCGAAGCATCGGCGCAGGCCGCCGTGGTGTCGCCTGAATGGCCCGCCCGCATGCAACGACTTCGCAGCGGCGCGCTGGTCGCGCGCGTCCCCGGTTGCGAAGTTTGGCTCGACGGCGGCCATAACCCGGCCGCAGGCAATGCGGTTGCGGCGACATTGTCCGCTCTGCCCAAACGTCCGACCCATCTGATCTGCGGCATGCTGAACACCAAGGACGTCGCCGGTTATATGCAACCACTTGCCAACGTCGCAGACAGCCTGACCGCCGTGTCGATCCCCGGTGAAACGGCTACCCTCAGTGCCGAGGATACCGCTGCTGCGGCTCAATCTGTCGTCTTCGAAACATACACGGCGACATCGGTAGAGCAGGCTTTGGACGCCATCGGGGCGGCCCACCCGGGCGCGCGCATCCTGATATGCGGGTCGCTCTACCTCGCCGGGCATGTGATCCGCCAAAACGGCTGA
- a CDS encoding acetyl-CoA carboxylase carboxyltransferase subunit beta, translating into MNWISNYVRPKINSLFSRREVPENLWSKCPECGTMLFHRELHDSQHVCTNCDHHMQLLPRDRFTALFDGGVFVEVKVPEPLADPLHFRDQKAYPQRMKDARKSTGEAEAMLVVEGEMGRTPIVAAAQDFTFMGGSMGMFVGNAIVAAAERAIELKRPLILFSAAGGARMQEGILSLMQMPRTTVAVEMLKEAGLPYIVVLTHPTTGGVTASYAMLGDVQIAEPNALICFAGPRVIEQTIREKLPEGFQRAEYLLDHGMLDRVTHRRDLRAELITITRALLGITPAVAGDLPAPGQEVETALDPDANANARSNGAEEKAEPEATAKP; encoded by the coding sequence ATGAACTGGATTTCGAATTACGTCCGGCCCAAGATCAACTCTCTGTTTTCGCGCCGCGAGGTGCCAGAGAACTTGTGGAGCAAATGTCCCGAATGCGGCACCATGCTGTTCCACCGCGAATTGCACGACAGCCAGCATGTCTGCACCAACTGCGATCATCACATGCAATTGCTGCCCCGGGACCGGTTCACGGCCCTGTTCGACGGCGGCGTCTTTGTCGAGGTCAAAGTCCCCGAACCGCTGGCAGACCCGCTGCATTTCCGCGACCAGAAGGCCTATCCGCAACGGATGAAAGACGCCCGCAAATCGACGGGCGAGGCCGAGGCGATGCTGGTTGTCGAAGGCGAGATGGGGCGCACACCGATCGTGGCCGCCGCGCAGGATTTCACGTTCATGGGCGGCTCTATGGGGATGTTTGTCGGCAACGCCATCGTTGCGGCGGCTGAACGCGCCATCGAACTCAAACGCCCGCTGATCCTGTTTTCCGCCGCAGGCGGCGCCCGGATGCAGGAAGGTATCCTGTCGCTTATGCAGATGCCGCGCACGACCGTGGCGGTCGAAATGCTGAAGGAAGCCGGGCTTCCCTATATCGTTGTCCTGACCCACCCGACCACCGGCGGCGTCACGGCCAGTTATGCGATGCTGGGCGATGTGCAAATCGCAGAACCCAACGCGCTGATCTGTTTTGCCGGTCCCAGGGTTATCGAACAGACGATCCGCGAAAAGCTTCCCGAAGGCTTCCAGCGGGCCGAGTATCTGCTGGATCACGGCATGCTTGACCGGGTCACCCACCGGCGCGATCTGCGCGCCGAGTTGATTACGATCACCCGTGCACTTCTTGGGATTACACCTGCGGTTGCCGGGGATCTTCCCGCCCCGGGGCAAGAGGTTGAAACCGCCCTCGACCCGGATGCGAATGCGAATGCGCGTTCCAATGGGGCCGAGGAAAAGGCCGAACCCGAAGCCACCGCCAAACCGTGA
- a CDS encoding CPBP family intramembrane metalloprotease — translation MYATPEDPPQTLTPTNRGVFEAFIAPARAYPQLWRLILGILLIAATMVLLVALQIGVVFWIVGAGAFNDWMDQLVNALSPAGTLFLMLTFAGMALGPMLAARILHKRAFLSVIGPMRLAARDFCVTGLIVAAIMALSLGVWSASFDAIPNVPPQIWITLLPLSVAGILLQTGAEEIAFRGYLAQQLAARFARPWVWMSVTAIAFGALHYQPEVAPFSRWMVVIWATAFGLAAADLTRVSGSIGAAWGFHFANNALAILILSTEGTKPGLALYLTPYSINDAPLASTFAIDLVTTVLAWVLCRRAVRR, via the coding sequence ATGTACGCCACGCCAGAAGACCCGCCCCAAACCCTTACGCCGACAAATCGGGGCGTATTCGAGGCTTTCATCGCCCCGGCCCGCGCCTATCCGCAACTATGGCGGCTGATTCTTGGAATTCTCCTGATCGCGGCGACGATGGTGCTGCTGGTCGCATTGCAGATCGGTGTGGTGTTCTGGATCGTCGGTGCGGGCGCATTCAACGATTGGATGGATCAACTCGTCAATGCGCTCAGCCCGGCAGGGACCTTGTTTCTGATGCTGACATTCGCCGGAATGGCACTGGGGCCGATGCTGGCGGCCAGAATTCTGCACAAACGGGCGTTCCTATCCGTGATCGGGCCAATGCGTTTGGCGGCGCGGGATTTTTGTGTGACGGGCCTGATCGTCGCGGCGATCATGGCGCTGTCGCTGGGCGTCTGGTCGGCCAGCTTTGACGCGATCCCGAATGTCCCGCCGCAGATTTGGATCACGCTCCTGCCGCTTTCGGTGGCGGGCATCCTGTTGCAGACCGGCGCCGAAGAAATCGCCTTTCGCGGCTATCTGGCGCAGCAATTGGCGGCACGGTTCGCCAGGCCCTGGGTCTGGATGTCCGTGACCGCGATTGCCTTCGGAGCGTTGCATTATCAGCCCGAGGTCGCACCATTCAGCCGCTGGATGGTGGTAATCTGGGCGACGGCATTCGGGCTGGCGGCAGCAGATCTGACCCGCGTGTCGGGCAGTATCGGCGCGGCCTGGGGGTTTCATTTTGCCAACAACGCTCTGGCGATCCTGATCCTGTCGACCGAGGGGACAAAACCGGGGCTGGCGCTCTACCTGACGCCCTACAGCATTAATGACGCCCCGCTCGCCAGTACATTCGCCATCGATCTTGTCACGACAGTCCTGGCCTGGGTCCTGTGTCGGCGCGCGGTGCGGCGCTGA
- the ilvD gene encoding dihydroxy-acid dehydratase: protein MLKNKTDKSNLPSRHVTEGPARAPHRSYFYAMDLTEEQINQPFIGVATCWNEAAPCNIALNWQAQSVKKGVLAANGTPREFTTITVTDGIAMGHEGMRSSLASREAIADTVELTMRGHCYDAIVGLAGCDKSLPGMMMAMVRLNTPSVFMYGGSILPGKVPEGADVPAEFANRDLTVQDMFEAVGRYQAGEVSDAELAILERVACPSAGACGGQFTANTMACVSEAIGLALLNSSGMPAPYESRGEYGVASGQAVMNLLDKNIRARDVVTLKSLENAARVVACTGGSTNAGLHLPAIAHEAGIDFTLQDVCEIFRDTPYFVDMKPGGQYVAKDLYEVGGVPVVMKELRKAGLMHEDCMTASGRTMGEELDRVTGEADGRVIHSVANPITKTGGVVGLMGNLAPDGAIVKVAGMSEEQQVFTGPARVFECEEDAFEAVKARTYEEGEVLVIRNEGPAGGPGMREMLATTAALSGQGMGKKVALITDGRFSGATRGFCVGHVGPEAAHCGPIALVENGDMITIDAIKGEISVDVSDADMAKRKEAWGGARETIYASGALWKYAQLVGPTRQGAVTHPGAEAERHVYMDL from the coding sequence ATGCTGAAGAACAAGACCGACAAATCCAACCTGCCCAGCCGCCATGTGACCGAAGGCCCCGCGCGTGCGCCGCACCGGTCGTATTTCTATGCGATGGACCTGACTGAAGAGCAGATCAATCAACCCTTCATCGGCGTTGCGACCTGCTGGAACGAGGCTGCGCCCTGCAACATCGCGCTGAACTGGCAGGCGCAATCGGTGAAGAAGGGCGTGTTGGCGGCCAATGGCACGCCGCGCGAATTCACCACGATCACCGTGACCGATGGCATTGCGATGGGGCATGAAGGCATGCGGTCTTCACTGGCCAGTCGCGAAGCGATTGCCGACACTGTGGAGCTGACCATGCGCGGCCATTGCTATGACGCGATTGTCGGGCTGGCGGGTTGCGACAAGTCGCTGCCGGGGATGATGATGGCGATGGTGCGGCTGAACACGCCCTCGGTCTTTATGTATGGCGGTTCGATCCTGCCGGGCAAAGTGCCCGAAGGCGCCGATGTTCCGGCTGAATTTGCGAACCGTGATCTGACGGTTCAGGACATGTTCGAAGCGGTCGGACGCTATCAGGCGGGTGAGGTTTCGGACGCCGAACTTGCCATTCTGGAACGCGTTGCCTGCCCCAGTGCCGGGGCCTGTGGTGGTCAGTTCACCGCCAACACCATGGCCTGCGTGAGTGAGGCGATTGGCCTGGCACTGCTGAATTCCTCCGGTATGCCGGCGCCTTATGAAAGCCGCGGCGAATACGGCGTTGCCTCGGGTCAGGCGGTGATGAACCTGCTGGATAAAAACATCCGCGCGCGGGACGTGGTAACCCTGAAATCGCTGGAAAACGCCGCGCGTGTCGTCGCGTGTACGGGCGGGTCGACCAATGCGGGCCTGCACCTGCCCGCCATTGCACATGAGGCCGGGATTGATTTCACGCTTCAGGACGTTTGCGAGATCTTCCGCGACACGCCCTATTTCGTCGATATGAAGCCGGGCGGGCAGTATGTGGCCAAAGACCTTTATGAGGTGGGCGGCGTGCCGGTGGTGATGAAGGAATTGCGCAAGGCGGGTCTGATGCACGAAGACTGCATGACAGCCTCGGGCCGGACCATGGGGGAAGAGCTGGACCGCGTGACTGGCGAGGCTGATGGCCGCGTCATCCACTCGGTCGCTAATCCGATCACCAAGACCGGCGGTGTGGTCGGGTTGATGGGCAATCTGGCCCCCGATGGGGCCATCGTGAAGGTCGCCGGGATGAGTGAGGAACAGCAGGTCTTCACCGGCCCGGCCCGCGTGTTTGAATGCGAAGAGGATGCGTTCGAGGCCGTTAAAGCACGCACCTACGAAGAAGGTGAGGTTCTGGTGATCCGCAACGAAGGCCCCGCCGGAGGGCCGGGGATGCGCGAGATGCTGGCGACCACCGCCGCCCTGTCCGGGCAGGGCATGGGCAAGAAAGTCGCGCTGATCACTGACGGGCGATTCTCGGGCGCCACACGCGGTTTCTGCGTTGGGCATGTCGGGCCAGAGGCGGCGCATTGCGGGCCAATCGCATTGGTGGAAAATGGTGACATGATCACCATCGACGCGATCAAGGGTGAGATTTCGGTGGATGTCAGCGACGCCGACATGGCCAAGCGGAAAGAGGCCTGGGGTGGTGCGCGCGAAACCATCTATGCCTCGGGCGCGTTGTGGAAATATGCGCAGCTTGTCGGGCCGACGCGACAGGGCGCCGTGACCCATCCGGGGGCCGAGGCCGAGCGTCACGTCTATATGGACCTGTAA
- a CDS encoding NAD(P)-binding protein: MYDYPHMLAPLDLGHVTLKNRVLMGSMHTGLEETKDWNRVAEFYATRARGGVALMVTGGMAPNPEGGVFPGAAGLYTSDDIANHRSVTDRVHDAGGMIAMQILHAGRYAYAPNCVAPSPIRSPISPFPPTELDADGIEKQIADIVTAAARAREAGYDGVEVMGSEGYFLNQFLVSHTNKRADDWGGSLANRQRLPIEVVRRVRETVGDDFIVIYRLSMLDLIPDGQTWDEVVSLARQIEAAGASILNTGIGWHEARIPTIATSVPRRAFSWVTKKLMGRVGIPIITSNRINTPEVAEAVLAEGCADMVSMARPFLADPDFVAKASAGKAARIAPCIACNQACLDHTFAGKLSTCLVNPRACYETELVAEPVDNPKKIAVVGAGPAGLSAALTLDGRGHSVTLFESSGVVGGQLNMARKIPGKEEFHGFVAWYEAELASSSIDLRLNTRAEADALTDFDEVVVATGVRPRDPGIPGQERALSYIDVLAGDAEVGDRVAIIGAGGIGFDVATFLAEAGGSRTIDLEAWLSFWGVTDPAKARGGLAPSGPQPEAAARQITLLQRKTTRPGKGLGKTTGWIHRAGLQLQGVTLRGGATYKGITADGLHLGGAETGQDPELIAVDTVVLCTGQEPERGLADALAGMGRTVHVIGGADIAAELDAKRAIDQGVRLALRL; this comes from the coding sequence ATGTACGATTATCCCCATATGCTCGCCCCGCTGGATCTGGGGCATGTGACGCTGAAGAACCGGGTGCTGATGGGGTCGATGCACACCGGGCTGGAGGAAACGAAGGACTGGAACCGCGTCGCCGAGTTCTATGCCACGCGGGCGCGAGGGGGCGTGGCGCTGATGGTTACCGGCGGCATGGCCCCGAACCCCGAAGGCGGTGTGTTTCCGGGGGCGGCGGGCCTTTATACCTCCGATGATATCGCCAACCACCGCAGTGTCACCGACCGGGTACATGACGCGGGCGGGATGATCGCGATGCAGATCCTGCATGCCGGGCGCTATGCCTATGCGCCCAACTGTGTGGCACCTTCGCCGATCAGATCCCCGATCTCTCCCTTCCCGCCGACCGAGCTGGACGCCGATGGCATCGAAAAGCAGATCGCCGATATCGTGACTGCCGCCGCGCGGGCGCGGGAGGCGGGGTATGACGGGGTCGAGGTCATGGGCTCGGAAGGGTATTTCCTGAACCAGTTCCTGGTGAGCCATACCAACAAGCGCGCGGATGATTGGGGTGGCAGCCTCGCCAACCGCCAGCGCTTGCCGATCGAGGTGGTGCGCCGCGTGCGCGAAACAGTGGGCGACGATTTCATCGTGATCTATCGCCTGTCGATGCTGGACCTGATCCCTGATGGGCAGACATGGGACGAGGTCGTATCGCTTGCGCGTCAGATCGAGGCCGCTGGCGCGAGCATCCTCAACACCGGCATCGGCTGGCACGAGGCGCGGATCCCGACGATTGCGACCAGCGTGCCGCGCCGCGCCTTCAGTTGGGTGACGAAAAAGCTGATGGGGCGGGTTGGCATTCCGATCATCACCTCAAACCGGATCAACACGCCCGAGGTGGCCGAAGCGGTTCTGGCCGAGGGCTGCGCCGACATGGTTTCGATGGCGCGCCCGTTTCTGGCGGACCCGGATTTCGTGGCCAAGGCTTCGGCAGGAAAGGCGGCGCGCATCGCGCCCTGCATCGCCTGCAATCAGGCCTGTCTGGATCACACATTCGCAGGCAAACTCAGCACCTGTCTGGTCAACCCCCGCGCCTGTTACGAGACCGAGCTGGTGGCCGAACCCGTGGACAATCCAAAGAAAATTGCCGTGGTCGGGGCCGGGCCCGCGGGGTTGAGCGCAGCACTGACGCTGGATGGGCGCGGGCATTCGGTGACGCTGTTCGAATCCTCCGGTGTTGTCGGCGGCCAACTCAACATGGCGCGGAAAATTCCGGGTAAGGAAGAGTTTCATGGGTTTGTCGCCTGGTATGAAGCCGAACTTGCGTCGTCATCCATCGACTTGCGGTTGAACACCCGCGCCGAGGCGGATGCGCTTACGGATTTTGACGAGGTCGTCGTTGCTACGGGGGTGCGCCCGCGCGATCCGGGAATTCCGGGGCAGGAACGGGCGCTGAGTTACATTGATGTGCTGGCAGGCGATGCCGAGGTCGGCGACCGCGTGGCGATCATCGGCGCGGGCGGGATCGGGTTTGATGTGGCGACGTTTCTGGCCGAAGCGGGTGGCAGCCGCACCATTGACCTGGAGGCATGGCTTTCATTCTGGGGTGTCACTGACCCGGCCAAGGCACGCGGCGGGCTGGCACCGAGCGGCCCGCAACCTGAAGCGGCGGCGCGCCAGATCACACTGTTGCAACGCAAGACAACGCGGCCCGGCAAGGGGCTGGGCAAAACGACGGGTTGGATTCACCGCGCCGGGTTGCAGCTTCAGGGCGTCACATTGCGAGGCGGGGCGACCTATAAGGGCATTACTGCTGACGGTCTGCATCTGGGCGGCGCAGAAACCGGCCAAGACCCGGAACTGATTGCCGTCGACACCGTGGTGCTTTGCACCGGACAAGAACCGGAACGCGGCCTTGCCGATGCGCTGGCCGGGATGGGTCGGACAGTCCATGTGATCGGCGGCGCGGATATCGCCGCGGAACTGGACGCGAAACGCGCGATTGACCAGGGTGTCAGGCTGGCCCTGCGATTGTGA
- a CDS encoding AEC family transporter, whose protein sequence is MVFSSILVGLVPSFLMVILGRFVRGRLSANAWQGLDKLNFEVLFPALLFTAAASRPIDPAKVATIGPAVWLILFLGLVAGYGARRFGPSAFLDFAGSWQCAWRFNTAMGFVAVATLTKADTALMAVVAGLAVPVANVFAVSALGRGSHLGLSGTLHKIALNPFLLASLAGVLVGLSGLQIPGLILAPLQLLAQAAIPIALISVGATMNWGALAKLNLFSATITATKLILLPLAAWAVAMTLGMQGATPSVLVVFAALPTASAAHVLAAGFGADRTLAATLVAQSTLLAAISLPLWIMQIELSF, encoded by the coding sequence ATGGTTTTCAGCAGCATTCTTGTAGGGTTGGTCCCCAGTTTCCTGATGGTCATTCTGGGCCGCTTCGTGCGCGGGCGATTGTCAGCCAACGCATGGCAGGGGCTGGATAAGCTGAACTTCGAAGTTCTGTTTCCGGCGCTGTTGTTCACCGCTGCAGCCTCGCGACCCATTGATCCGGCAAAGGTGGCGACAATCGGTCCCGCGGTTTGGCTGATTCTGTTTCTTGGGCTGGTCGCAGGCTATGGGGCGCGACGATTTGGGCCGTCTGCATTCCTCGATTTCGCAGGGTCCTGGCAATGCGCGTGGCGGTTCAACACCGCGATGGGCTTTGTGGCGGTGGCGACGCTGACCAAGGCGGACACCGCGTTGATGGCGGTTGTGGCCGGGCTGGCGGTGCCGGTGGCGAATGTGTTCGCCGTTTCCGCGCTGGGTCGGGGCAGCCATCTTGGGCTTTCCGGCACGTTGCACAAAATCGCCCTGAACCCGTTCCTTCTGGCCAGTCTTGCGGGGGTTCTTGTCGGGCTGTCAGGACTGCAGATTCCCGGGCTGATCCTGGCCCCGCTGCAACTGCTGGCGCAGGCGGCGATTCCGATTGCGCTGATATCGGTTGGGGCGACCATGAATTGGGGCGCTCTGGCGAAGTTGAACCTGTTTTCGGCCACAATCACGGCAACCAAGCTGATCCTGCTGCCACTGGCGGCATGGGCGGTTGCCATGACGCTTGGCATGCAGGGCGCGACCCCGTCTGTGCTGGTGGTGTTTGCGGCCCTTCCGACCGCTTCTGCGGCGCATGTTCTGGCCGCAGGATTCGGCGCCGACCGGACGCTTGCGGCCACATTGGTTGCGCAGTCCACCTTGCTGGCCGCCATATCACTGCCACTATGGATCATGCAGATAGAGTTAAGTTTTTAG